The genomic interval aaatataaattctgCCTCCTGTAATTGTTACTGGTGCTTTTCCTTATCTCCTAGCTTCCCAGTTACTGAAAGATGTCAGCAATTGGAGCGgtgtcctcctgctcctgtctcTATTCTGGTGTGTGGTTGCTGAAACCAGGAATGCAGAAGATGAGCTCCTTTGGCTTACACACAGCAGCCAGGTGTGCTGCCAAGGATTATTATGAAGTACTTGTGTTGGGTGGAGGTGCTGGTGGAATCGCCATGAGTGCTCGGATGAAGAGGAAAGTGGGGGCAGAAAATGTGGCTGTTGTTGAGCCAAGTAAGGTGAGTGTCCCTCTGCTGCAAAGCACTGTAATGAATTAGCATTTTACGTGTGACCAGAGGGGTCTGATTCTcatccctctccagccccacatGTTTTTAAGTGTGGAAAGTAAGCCAGCTAACCATCTTGCAAAAGGTTTTCTATGACACTTTCTTCTTCATGAGATTTATGCATCCCTGCAGCTTTGTAATGGAAAAATCTTGGTTATTTATACAGCTTCTTTTGTTAAGAATAATACAGTGTTTAGGGTACATTGCTCCCATTTGGAGTGATGTGCCTTTAAGTCCCTTTAAACAGTTTTGAAATGTCCATTTGAACTTTTATTTCAGACTCATTACTATCAGCCCCTGTGGACCCTGGTTGGTGGTGGTGCAAAGCAGCTGGCAGCTTCTGCACGTCCAATGGGAAGTTTAATGCCTAAAGGTGTTGAGTGGATCAAATCTCAAGTTACAGCATTCAATCCAGATAAGAACTGTGTCTGGCTGGAGAATGATATCAAGGTaataatgtaaaaaagaaaaaagaaaaaaagtttttttattttatgtcatGAGTTCTGTCCTCTTCCTGCAGATCCCCTTAGAACCACCTATTGAGCAAGGCCTCCAGCATCTAGGAGGCTGGGAAATTCCACTTAGTCTTATGTACTTGATCCTAAAATCTTTTTCTAACAAAAATTGTGGTAGATAACTAGGTTAGAATAACATCAACTTAAAATACTATTATCATAAGCCTTTGCCCTGTTTATGGTGAACTGAACAGAAAAGAGAGATACCTGGGTCTGTGTATAACAAAGGCTGTGTGTGTAACTCATAATGCAGTTAGCATTTTAACTAGAGTTCTGAGAGCTTAATTTATGCTACTGATGCTCCctgtatttccttcctttttgctGTCAGGTAACTGAAATTTCCTTTGAGGTAATGCTTTGGTTTCTTTGtctaaaatactttttgttcCTTATACAACAGGTATCTTACAAGTATCTGATAATTGCTCTTGGAATTAGTCTGCATTATGAAAAGGTATTTGTTTTACAGTAATCATATATTTACTAATTTTAATAGCATCATGTACATTCATAAAGGTAAATGGCTTTTCAGAACTGTTTATACTGCAAGGTATTGAACAGTGTGAATTAAAGAGCTAGAAGACAGACTAATGGCTTTACTCCTTCCACAGGTCCCTGTGTAAAAACCCAAATTAGCCTTGGGAAATCCTTTTATGACAGCTTGATGGTATCTCTGTGGTAATATCAGCTGATGGGGCAGCAAGTTAAATCTAGAGCTTTAAGGCAGCCTGTAATGAGATAATAAGGTGTGCTGACTAGAGTCTGAGGCATCTCTAACTTAAATGGAACAAGGAACACAGAGCAGTCAGTAAAATCTGACCTGCAGAATTAATTTGAGCTACCCTCACCTTTCTTAAAGGATGCACTTCAGAAGGAGCCAGCTGAGTTACCAGGCTTGTGTTTAAATAGGCCCTGGGGCCCTTCCCTTGTGAAACGTTTCCTGTACACTTCACACAGTGGAACTCAGAGGAAAATGTTGGTGCAAGAGTGATCACAGGGATGTGtaggaggaggaaaacacaaaGGCAAGATGTCTGAGCAATTTGACTCTTGTGGTTTTACCCTGACCTCAATATGATGCAGTACCTGACAATATATTTAAGTATCTCTTTGAAAAGCTTTCAAGATATATGTCAAGCAAGAGCTGGTCTCAGTTAGGCACAGTCACAAATAAGCTCTGGTGATGAGGTCAGTGGAATGAGGAGTTGCAGCATGTTCAGCGACCCTCCTCTCAGTCTTCATATCTATTGCTTCAGTACAAGCTGATACAGAAATTCAGTGTTCACTAGTAGAAGCCGTGTAACACAGTTAATCACACTCTGTAATGAAAACTCATAGtaactttaaaacaaaagtgGACACTTGAAAAAGGGGGATGGTTTCTCTTCACCAGCAGTGTATTCTGGTGCAGAATGGAACATCCCAAATACATTGCAGTGCATGTAACATGACTCCATATTCTCATAGAATTTCTGCAAGTCATTATTTTGAATTGGTACCACATCCTTTCTCACAAGCAGGTGCTCAGGTCATAGTAGGAGTAATAGGGAAATAATTACTGGATGCAGATTAGTTAAAACAAAATTACCTTAGGCAAATACAGGGTCTGTATCTGCAACTGTCTACAGAAAAGTTTCATTCACCTTATgaattttcataattattttttttattatttttacttgtgATGATGTGGCAGTGACTTTAAATATTCTTACTCTGAATTACAGTCTACAAAAACTTGGGACCAGGTCTGCACTGAAGAGTTATGCTCAGATGTTGCAGACCAAAGTAATTTCACTAAATGTACATCTACTAAATCATATACTAAATTCTAAAGGAAATAACTGTTTTATTGCTAGgcctattttttaaaataccaagtAGCAAGTAAGTATGGACTTTCTTATTGATAGAAATTTCTTATGTAGTTATTTCTCAGTCTGTATTTAATACTTGTCAATGATGACAAAACTTTTGCCATCAGTACTTGAAAccttaatttctcttttcctagaTCAAAGGCTTGCCTGAAGGTTTTAATTACCCTAAAATAGGTTCCAATTATTCAGCCCAGACAGTAGAGAAAACATGGAGAGCTTTACAAGATTTTAAGGAAGGAAATGCTATCTTCACTTTTCCAAATACTCCAGTGAAGTGTGCAGGGGCTCCTCAGAAGATTATGTATTTATCAGATGCATACTTGAGAAAAGTAAGTGTTTTTTATCCTCTCTGCCAGTGCATTTTCTCACAGTTGGAAGGAAGGCTTGTTCTAAGGATTTAATattatctttaaaacaaatataaaccACATGAGTGCTGGGACTCAGGATTGTTGAAATGACTGagttgctttttcatttttaatatataagGAATGCAGGTAAATTGATTGTACATAAATATTTAGCATATATTTAATAGCAGAGAAACTTGCAGAATTTAGGAATTCATTTCAGAACTTCATACTGAAAGAACGGCTTGCCCTGCTTCTGGTGAGCTGCAGATACAACTGTTCTCAGCCTAATTTATAACTATGCATGGTGCACCAAAATAATGCTGGCTGGAATGAAATCATTCTTGTTACTTTAAGTACTTAATACCTGTTGCCATTTTTCTACTAGTCTGAAAAGTGGCTATGCTTACTCCTTGAGGTGCATTGTCTCAGCATCAGGAGGAGTCTTAGCCAGGCTGCTAAAGCAAGCTTAGTGGAAGCAAAAGACAACTTCAAGTGCAAATGTCAGGCTTCATATGTGTTTCATGAGCTACCTAGTGGGTGAGTACCTGAATTATGCATAGAAGTGAAgatttcagaaggctttttAACACTGAACTGCTTCACGAATTTAACCTGCATACAGCAGTTCCTCAGTGCCTTGCAGCCACCTCTTCTCACGAGTTGTGTGAGGTATCTTCAGTACCTCATGCTAACATGGtgtgaaatattaattaaacaTTCATTAATAATTGAACTGCATGAATAGTTCTATCAGCTCTTTAGTAGTGCAGCACAGTTCTTTTGTCTCTTCTTGTCACAGTTTCTTAATAGAAAAGGCTAATTGGATCTCCTCCTGCAGACAGGAAAACGTTCCAAAGCAAACATCATGTTCAACACCTCACTTGGTGTGATTTTTGGTGTTAAGAAATATGCTGATGCATTGCTTGAAGTAGTAAAGGACAGGAATATTGCTGTAAACTACAAGCGCAACCTCATAGAAGTTCGAGCAGACAAGCAAGAAGCTGTGTTTGAAAACTTGGACAAACCTGGAGTGACTGAAGTTCATCAGGTCAGGAGCTTTGAGACCCCTCATTTggttctatttattttccttgtgtaCTGCAAAGTAACTTCTACATTGTTATAATACAGTCTGCTTCATTGTGTATTGCTGTTCCCCCTGAGAGTACCATCTCTAACTTTAGAAGAATATTAAAAACTTTGAAACCAAggtggagagaagaaaaaaatgtctcaTAAATTATGCCTGGAGTCCTGTATGCCATGGGAATGTCGCAGGTGTGTATGGAGGAGGGCAAATTGCTTCCAAATGGATTTGCTTGATAAGGTTCATGTTAATTAAAGGATGCACTTGAAATTTGAGAGCAGATTTTCATTctatatatttgcatttaaagaCCAAAACAGACACAAACCCAAGAAACCTTCTCTCCACAGTGCTTATTCTTATACCAACAGATAGAGTTTGTTCTGATGAACTAACTACTGagtgccttttctttctgttcagtATGAAATGCTTCATGTCACACCCCCAATGGGGCCACCTGCTGTACTCATCAACAGTCCTGTCTCAGATGCAAGCGGCTGGGTGGATGTAGATAAGGAGACTCTACAACATAAAAAGTATCCTAATGTCTTTGGTATTGGAGACTGCACCAACCTTCCAACATcaaaaactgctgcagctgtaGGTAAAGTTGCATGTGTATGTTTGTGTATGTAAATGACAAGAGTGGAGTCACAGTAAGCTTTTTAGTTTACTACTTCAATTTTGAGCTTTCAAAAAGAGTCTCCTGGGCCAACTAGCTAGCTACAGACCATGTTGGTGCCACTAACCCAACAGTACTGTTGTTCCAGATGCCTCACagattaattctattttttgtGTTCACAGAATGTCATATAATGAATGAAGTATTCTTGTATTACATCATCATTCAGTAATGAACCTTTCTGCTTTATCTTAGCTCCTCATGCATGTGTCACCTAATTGTTAAGTCAGTATCAAAAAGTCACAAGTTCTGGCCTTGTAGCCACAGGTTCCACAATTAGAACACTTTAAGTGTATGGTCTCACAACTGATAAAAGGCACATAAAAGAGTAGAAAAAAGCCCAGGCTATACAGTATGTTATTGATGTAATGAAAGGGTGGGGTACTTAACTTCAGTAAATGGGTCTACAGTTACAGCACTCACAATGAAACACAACTTCAGTGTGCCAGAACGTCAGTGTTTGATAAGACTGAGCAAGTATAATTTATCATAGGAGAATGGGCATAGGCTAAAAATACCCGCTCAAGTTAAGTTAAAGCTTAATGCTTTAGCATGTTCAAAACAATGAGGCTAAAGCATtagtccttttttttaatctgggaCAGTAAACTTACATGTAGGTTCAATTGCAGTTGAATTGTCCAGCAAAATGCCTGGCTACTACTGTTTGCTTTAGCAATGACAATAATGACTGGCTGAAACAGTCTTAgtacatttctgtttctttctcatttaGCTGCACAGTCTGGAGTCCTTGATAAAACTATTTCTCTGGTAATGAAGAATGAGTTGCCAGCTAAAAAGGTACTTACAGTTCTTGTCTTAGGGAGAAATTCCCttgaatgttttcttccttcttatGCAAAAGTCTTGCAAGTAGCTGAGTGTGTGAACCAGAAGGCAGGAAAGGCTTTGCCTCTGCAGTTGCGGTGCTAAATGGTTACTTGCTGCATGTCAGAGTAGTAATGGAATTAACTTTGATTCCCTGACTTCTGAGTTGAAAGAAGGCTAGAGGCTGATTTGTCAGGGTTTTCATCAGTCCAAGTGATTTACTTACACTGTTAAGGTAATACCTGCTCCAGAAAAACTCTTGCAAACTTGCTTCTTCTGTGTAGGACATGATCTTCTAAGGCAGCTGTTAAGCCCAAATTATGTTCAAATTTGTCCTTGAGCCCttacttttattttacacaTGGCTTCCTTGGGGATACTAACCTGAATATCCTGCAATTCTCTGGAAATTATCACTAAGGATCCTGTTGGCTTGTTGAAATAAACACCAGCTCTCATCCAGATCTGCTGGTCACCAGTTCCACTAGTTACAATAACCAGCCATTAATGACATTATGCCCTATTGTTCTAGGTTAGGTCTAATTTAAGCAACGTTAAGCAGATCTACATTTGAAATATTAACAGTGGCTTAGTATTATGGTTAATAAACCAGAACTGGCTTAGCAGCCTTCCAACTTCACTGATacactggaaatgcagaaaacctcccagaaagttattttgaaatgtgaatGCTAACCATGGCTTGTAAAACCTCAGCTTTTAGGCTTTGGTCAGAATAGTAAGTGGGTATTTTTCATTGCAGTATGATGGATACACTTCCTGCCCACTAGTAACAGGCTACAACAAGGTGATTCTGGCAGAGTTTGACTACAATGCTCAGCCTTTGGAAACCTTTCCCATTGACCAGAGTAAGGAGAGAACAACCATGTACCACATGAAAGCAGATATGATGCCTCTACTCTATTGGAATGCACTACTTAAGTAAGTATTGAGGAAAAACAATCAGGTATAGACACCTGTTCTGGTTTAGTTCCTTGCTAGAATAGAAGCAAAGTATATCCTCAGTTGTGATCAGAACACCACCATAATGCTTATCTCTTCACAGTACAGTAtcttataagaaaaaaaaaaaaaaaactttccccAAGCCCTACTTTGACAGTATGTGAAAGAACTTTCTCTGTTTCCAGGGGATACTGGGGAGGACCAGCTCCTGTCAGGAAGCTAATGCATCTGGGCTTGAAGTaactgctgcttctcagcaTTGGTTAAAACCTTCCAAAGAAGTGGACTGGCTTCACACTGGATCAATACATATCTTCCCTCTTGGAATACCTGGcagacatttaaattttttttaaatcaagcttTGGTCACTTTTCCTCCTACTATGAATTAAAGCCTTCATAGTGTTCTTTCTGTGCTCTTTTATGTAAACTGAGGCCTTAAAGTACTTTTGTATTTACACAGGAATCTGACCTTGCCTTACCCTACAGATTACTACAGGAATTGCTAGAACAATCAATACTTTCAAAGCTATTGTGTAtgtaaaattttcttcctgaaccTAAACTGATTTGCTTGTATCCAAGATCAATGCATGCACTGGATTTAACAGTGATTCAATACTAGTAAAAGGGCCTGAAAGTCTCCAGTTCTCTTATTTTTGAAGAACATCAAACCTAATTTCCAAGCCTACCTGCTGCCTAATTCTTATAGGAATGCATGCAGAGTTTTGAAAGCAAAGAATTCAAAGCAGTGTGTGTGCATATGGATACACACACTCTCCTAGGAAGTTGAGCCTCTTCACATCAGTTTCACTATAATGTTTTAACCTGTGACACTAAGAACATCATGAAAAGAGTCACCTGAGAACACATACTAGACTGAAGCACAATTTAGGATCACAGACAAGGGGGAAGTGCTTTTTAATTATGGCCATATAGAACTCAGTTTTCAAGGGGAAGGTTGAACCAAATTGAATTTGGGAGTTGAGTCTTCACAGAAGCTGGAACTTTAGAGGCAGTCAGGTAGACAGCGTGGAGCAAACAGGAATCATCTTCACTCACAagaatcagcagcagcagcttatTTCTAAACAGAAAGATAGTTGTGAACATATTTTGAGTTACAGCTTCCCACTTTtccaactttttaaaaaagtttgcCTTTGAATTGCAGCATAACCTGGACATATACCTGGGTGTTAAGCAGTTCTTCAATCTTATTCTGGATCTGTCCATACACATCATTAAACAGCTCCTCCTTTGATTTTGTCCCATTCAAATGCActtaaagaaagtaaaataagagAACCATAATAGAGTATCTCTGTAAGCTTGCCAGATCCTCATTTAAATAGCATGCACCTAGCTGGCATCAGAGAAATATACTCCCTCCACCTGCTTCACCTCCTCTCATGCATCTAACCAGTATGTATTGCAGAGGTTTGAAAAGCAATTTCATGAAGTGCTTTTGTCATTAAAGACTTACCCACATCAACTCCAAGTTCTTCCATTATCTTCCTGTGCTTTATGTACATAGGCCAAACGTGGCCATCAAACAATCCAGGTGGATCCGGTACAGTGTAATTCCTTGAACTGTAAATTAAGGCATTGTTACTCACAAATAGTCTAGTAACAGTTCAGGGAAACAACAGATCCTTCATTGGGGTTCTCTACGCATTAGCCTAAGCCCATTGACTCCAGTTTGGTTTCTGAGCTTATCCAAAGTTACTAGTTAGCAAGAGCTGCAAGCATCAAGTTATGCAAATCAATTGAAATTTGATGTGCAGGTCTAAAgtgtttaaaatgcaaaaggaGTTCCCAAGACAGACTGATCTAAATATTGGTGAATAAACTCTTAAAAGCTTTAGCAGAACTTTGGGTAAATTAACTGTCTGCTTATTTCTCTTGAAATGTAATTCAAGTTTTCATTTGCACTAAGAACAACAACACAGCCAAATGTAAAACCTCAGATAGTTCAAGACCTGGGAACTGTGTAACTGGAAAACCAGCATGGGAGAAAGCCTAGTGAAAGGTGTGTGCAGAAACTGTTACATGCATGACACAACAGCTTGGTGGGAAGTTTTAGGTCAGTTTGGTGAAGGAAGTTACAGTCTTCTAACTCAGCAGTTACATTTGCCTTTATCCCTTCTCATCTAAGA from Vidua chalybeata isolate OUT-0048 chromosome 13, bVidCha1 merged haplotype, whole genome shotgun sequence carries:
- the SQOR gene encoding sulfide:quinone oxidoreductase, mitochondrial; the protein is MSAIGAVSSCSCLYSGVWLLKPGMQKMSSFGLHTAARCAAKDYYEVLVLGGGAGGIAMSARMKRKVGAENVAVVEPSKTHYYQPLWTLVGGGAKQLAASARPMGSLMPKGVEWIKSQVTAFNPDKNCVWLENDIKVSYKYLIIALGISLHYEKIKGLPEGFNYPKIGSNYSAQTVEKTWRALQDFKEGNAIFTFPNTPVKCAGAPQKIMYLSDAYLRKTGKRSKANIMFNTSLGVIFGVKKYADALLEVVKDRNIAVNYKRNLIEVRADKQEAVFENLDKPGVTEVHQYEMLHVTPPMGPPAVLINSPVSDASGWVDVDKETLQHKKYPNVFGIGDCTNLPTSKTAAAVAAQSGVLDKTISLVMKNELPAKKYDGYTSCPLVTGYNKVILAEFDYNAQPLETFPIDQSKERTTMYHMKADMMPLLYWNALLKGYWGGPAPVRKLMHLGLK